The nucleotide window GATCGGCTCGAGCGGGAAGTGGCATTCGGCAGCATGCGAGGCGTCTCCGGGGGCGGGGACGGCCGGGGGCAGCTGCTCGGCGCAGATGTCCTGGGCCTTCCAACAGCGGGTCCGGAAGCGGCAGCCCGAGGGCGGGTCCAGCGGCGAGGGTATTTCGCCCTGCAGAATGATCCGGTTGCGCTCCGCGCCGGTGACATCCAGCTTGGGGGAAGCAGACATCAACGCGGCCGTGTACGGGTGGCGGGGACGGTCGAAGACTTCCTCCGTTGCGCCGGTCTCGATGATCCGGCCCAAATACATCACTGCAACCCGGTCCGCGACGTGGCGGACCACGGACAGGTCGTGCGAGATGAACACGTAGGCCACGCCGAGCCGCTGCTGCAGGTCGTTAAGCAGGTTCAGCACTTGGGCCTGGACGGAGAGGTCCAGGGCCGAGACCGGTTCGTCCAGGATGATCACGTCGGGATTCAAGGCAAGCGCTCGGGCGATGCCGATGCGCTGGCGCTGGCCGCCGGAAAATTCCTGCGGAGACTTCTTCGCGTCCGAGGGCCGCAGCCCCACCATGTGCAGCAGTTCACGGACCCGCGCATCACGTTCTCGCGACGTGCGGTAGAGGTCCTTGTGTGCCCGCCACGGCTCGGAGATGATTTCTCCGGCGTTCATGCGGGCATTCAAGGACGCGAACGGATCCTGGAAGACCATCTGCACCCGCCGGCGCCAGGCCAGCAGTTCCTTGCCGCGCATGTCGAAGGGGTCCTGTCCGTCGAAGCGCACGGTTCCGGAGTCCGGCCGCTCCAGCATCATCAGGGTCCGGGCCAACGTGGATTTACCGCAGCCGGATTCGCCCACCAGGCCGAGCGTTTCGCCGCGCTCTACCGACAGGCTGATGCCGTCCAGGGCACGCAGCTGGCTGTTGCCCGAGGGCCCTTTGGGGACGTGGAAGGTCTTGGTGACGCCCTCGACTTCGAGCAGCGTCCCGCTCCCCTGCGGCCGGGTCAGTGTTTCAGTCATTGTCCAGCTCCTCGCTGAAGTGGCAGGCCGCAGCCCGCACGGTGACAGGCAGCGCCGTGGCTGTGGCAGGCCGGACGGAATGGCGGCCCGGACTCCCGCCGTCGTCGTTGATTGGCAGCAGTTCCGGGCGCTGGGCCCGGCAGATCTCCTGCGCCATCGGGCAGCGCGACTGGTATACGCAGCCGGGCGGGATGTTGTGCAGTTCGGGCGGGCTGCCGGGAATGGAGTTCAGCTCCCCGCCGCGTTCGGCGTTGACCGGCACCGACTCCAGCAGGCCCTTGGTGTAGGGGTGGCGGGGGTTGGAGAAGACATCTGCCACGCGCCCGGTTTCCACCACATTTCCCGCATACATGATCGCCACGGTGTCCGCTTCTTCGGCGACAACGGCCAGGTCGTGGGTAATGAGCACTACGGCCATGTCGCTTTCCTCGCGGAGACTGCGCAACAGGGCCATGATCTGTGCCTGAACCGTGACGTCCAGGGCAGTGGTCGGCTCATCGGCGATCAGCAGCCGCGGGTTCAACGCCACCGCCATAGCGATCAGGATCCGTTGGCGCATGCCGCCGGAGAACTGGTGCGGGTACGCGTTGACCCGGGACTCCGGCTCCGGAATGCCGACGCGTTTCATGAGTCCGATGGCCTTTTCCTTGGCCTGCTTCGCGGAGAGTCTATGGTGGATCCGGAAGGCCTCGCCCAGCTGCGTGCCCACCGGATAGACCGGGTTGAGAGCGGTCAACGCGTCCTGGAACACTATGCCCAGCTCCGGTCCGGCGAACTTGCGCCGCTGCCGCGGACTGAGCGCGGCCAGGTCCGTCCCGTTCAGGATGATCTCGCCGCCGATCACGTCCGCGATCGGATCCAGCAGCCCGGCAACGGCCTTGGCCGTCATGGACTTGCCGCAGCCGGATTCGCCCAGCAACGCCAAGGTCTCCCCTGCACGCGCTTCGAAACCCACATTGTCCACGGCCCGCACCGTGCCGCGGCCCGTGCGCAGGTCCACGGTGAGTCCTTCGACTTTCAGCACCGTGGTGCCGGTCTGCCCGGCCGTAACCGGCGAGGCCTGGGTCTGAGCGCTCATTACTTCGACTCCTCGGTCTTGACAGGAATGCGGGCGATCAGGCGTTTGCGCGGCAGCGCCAGACGCCAGCGCTGCGCCGGATCGGTGGCGATCCGCAGCCAGGCCGCCAGCACGTTCGCGGCGATGGTGGTGATCACGATGGCCAGACCTGGGAAGATGGAGAGCCACCACGCGGTCTGCAAGTATTGCCGGCCTTGAGCCACCATCAGCCCCCAGCTCACGTCCGGCGGTTGGATGCCAATACCCAGGAAGCTCAGGGATGACTCGGCCAGCATGACGTAGCAGAACTCCAGCGTGGCAAGCGTCAGCAAGGTCGGCAGCACCACCGGGATGACATGGCGGCCAATGATCGCGTTAGGCCTGGCGCCGAAGGTACGCGCCGCGTCCACGAACGTCCGGCTTTGCAGCTCCGCCGACTCGGCGCGGGCGGTACGCAGATAGATCGGGATGCGGGTGATCGCCAGGATCAGCACAATGTTGGCAATGCTGGGGTTGAAAACGTAGAGCACGACGACGGCGAGCAGCAGCGAGGGGAAGCTCATGATCACATCGGCGATGCGCATGGAGACGGTTTCGCGCCAGCCGCGGTGGTAGCCGGCCCACACTCCCCAAAGAGAGCCGATAACCAGCGCAATGCCGACGGCGGGCAGGGCCACGGAGATCGTGGTCCGGGTGGCCACCACCAGGCGGCCGAGCACACTGCGGCCGAGGGAGTCGCTGCCCAGGAAGTACTCCCAGCCGTTGGCCAGGGTGAACGGCGCCTTGTTCGCGAACATGAGGTTCTGCCTCGTGGCCAGGTCCCCCATCAGCATCGGGCCGAAGAGGGCCACCAGCCCGACGAGGACCAGCACGGCGGCGGCTACGGTGGCGAACTTGTCCCGCAGCAGCAGGCGGAAGAGGCTGAGTTTCTTGTCCGAGTTGTCGGCGTTCGCGCCCTGGGGATCGCTGCCGGGCGGCGGAGAATCCGGGAGGGCGCTGTCAGGTTGTGAAGTGTTAGTGTGCGGCGGCTCGTGGCCGGAGGCGGTGACGGGCGTGGTCATGGGTTCCTCCTACGCCTTCACAGTGGCCGGACGGACGCGTGCATCCAGCAGCGCGTAGCCCAGGTCAATGAGGATGTTCAGGACAAAGATTGCAATCGCGGTCAACAGGACCGCTGCCTGCAGGACCGCGAAGTCGCGCTGCAGGATGGAGTCGATCATGAGCTTACCGATGCCCGGCCAGCCAAAGATGGTTTCCACCACCACCGCGCCGTTGACCAGGCCTACGGTCAGATCGCCCGCCACGGTCAGCGCCGGTGCCGCAGCGTTGCGCAAAGCATGGTGGGTGACCACCCGCACGTCGCCGGCACCCTTGCTGCGGGCCAGTTTGATATACGGCTCGGACAACGCGGAAACCATGGCACCCCGGACAATCTGGACCAACACCCCGAACGGCCGCAACAGCAAAGTCGCAATCGGCAGTACCCAGGCCGAAGCGCCGCCGACACCGGACGTAGGCAGCCAGCCCAGCGTGATGGCAAAGATCCAAATTCCGACAATGGCCAGCCAGAAGTCCGGAATGGAGGCGGCAGCCATCGAGACGAAGCTGGAAATACGGTCAGCAATGCCGTTCGGCTTCAACGCCGCCCAACAACCGACGATCACCGCCAGGATGATGGCCAGCACCATGGTGGTAGCTGCCAGCTGCAGGGTGGCCGGGAAAGCCCGCAGCGCCATGGCTGCCGCGGACTCCCCCGTCCTGAGGG belongs to Arthrobacter crystallopoietes and includes:
- a CDS encoding ABC transporter permease; translated protein: MTTPVTASGHEPPHTNTSQPDSALPDSPPPGSDPQGANADNSDKKLSLFRLLLRDKFATVAAAVLVLVGLVALFGPMLMGDLATRQNLMFANKAPFTLANGWEYFLGSDSLGRSVLGRLVVATRTTISVALPAVGIALVIGSLWGVWAGYHRGWRETVSMRIADVIMSFPSLLLAVVVLYVFNPSIANIVLILAITRIPIYLRTARAESAELQSRTFVDAARTFGARPNAIIGRHVIPVVLPTLLTLATLEFCYVMLAESSLSFLGIGIQPPDVSWGLMVAQGRQYLQTAWWLSIFPGLAIVITTIAANVLAAWLRIATDPAQRWRLALPRKRLIARIPVKTEESK
- a CDS encoding ABC transporter permease; this translates as MLAYLRKRILSSALPLVAVIVGVFALARLTGNPANLYLPLNATDQMRADFTARHGLDQPLLTQMADYFGGVLRLDFGESLRTGESAAAMALRAFPATLQLAATTMVLAIILAVIVGCWAALKPNGIADRISSFVSMAAASIPDFWLAIVGIWIFAITLGWLPTSGVGGASAWVLPIATLLLRPFGVLVQIVRGAMVSALSEPYIKLARSKGAGDVRVVTHHALRNAAAPALTVAGDLTVGLVNGAVVVETIFGWPGIGKLMIDSILQRDFAVLQAAVLLTAIAIFVLNILIDLGYALLDARVRPATVKA
- a CDS encoding ABC transporter ATP-binding protein, which encodes MSAQTQASPVTAGQTGTTVLKVEGLTVDLRTGRGTVRAVDNVGFEARAGETLALLGESGCGKSMTAKAVAGLLDPIADVIGGEIILNGTDLAALSPRQRRKFAGPELGIVFQDALTALNPVYPVGTQLGEAFRIHHRLSAKQAKEKAIGLMKRVGIPEPESRVNAYPHQFSGGMRQRILIAMAVALNPRLLIADEPTTALDVTVQAQIMALLRSLREESDMAVVLITHDLAVVAEEADTVAIMYAGNVVETGRVADVFSNPRHPYTKGLLESVPVNAERGGELNSIPGSPPELHNIPPGCVYQSRCPMAQEICRAQRPELLPINDDGGSPGRHSVRPATATALPVTVRAAACHFSEELDND
- a CDS encoding ABC transporter ATP-binding protein, whose protein sequence is MTETLTRPQGSGTLLEVEGVTKTFHVPKGPSGNSQLRALDGISLSVERGETLGLVGESGCGKSTLARTLMMLERPDSGTVRFDGQDPFDMRGKELLAWRRRVQMVFQDPFASLNARMNAGEIISEPWRAHKDLYRTSRERDARVRELLHMVGLRPSDAKKSPQEFSGGQRQRIGIARALALNPDVIILDEPVSALDLSVQAQVLNLLNDLQQRLGVAYVFISHDLSVVRHVADRVAVMYLGRIIETGATEEVFDRPRHPYTAALMSASPKLDVTGAERNRIILQGEIPSPLDPPSGCRFRTRCWKAQDICAEQLPPAVPAPGDASHAAECHFPLEPIEVRNPDPAPAQ